A segment of the Kluyveromyces marxianus DMKU3-1042 DNA, complete genome, chromosome 5 genome:
TACCTTGCGTACTTGACGCACCATCTTTCtataatattgaagaagaaccagcTCGAGTTTTTGCAGCTAGAGTACTCCAATTTCAACAATGATCCATTGCAAACCGTGTTGAAGGTATCGTGCAAGGAGAAGACGTCATCGGAGTACAACTTCTACAAGACGAAGTTTTCCATAAACGTGATAGTCGGGTTCCCTTACAATATGTTCGACGCCAAGAAATTGCTACCAAGCAAGAACTGTATCCGGGTGGGCCAGGACAACGAAACTCCAACGCCGTTTTACAACTACGCGGTGCTCTCATCGTCGTCATACGAACACTACTTGAAGTATCTTCACAAATCGAAAAAGCAAACGGAACAATTCAAACAAGCGTGTGTCTTGGGTAAACTATGGCTTTCGCAAAGAGGATTTTCCTCGAACATGTCGCACTCTGCAGCGTTGGGAGGCTTTGGGAACTTTGAGTTTGCCACGTTGATGGCGGCTTTGCTAAACGGTGGTGGTGTTAATGGGAACCGTATTCTTTTGCACGGGTTTTCCTCGTACCAGTTGTTCAAAGGTGTCATCAAATACCTGGCGACCATGGACTTGTGCACCGAGGGCCACCTCCAATTCTACTCGGATTACAACTGCAGCTCTTCTGCCACTGTAACAACATCGAAATACGTGTCAGAGGGTTTCCAAACGCCAACAATATTCGACAAGACCACGAAGGTGAACATCTTGAGCAAAATGTCGGTGAGCAGCTACCAAGTGCTCAAGTTGTATGCGCAAGAGAGTTTGCTAATGTTGAACGACGTGGTAAAGGACCAGTTTGATAACATGTTTTTGACAAACTTGAACAAGCTAAAGACGGTAAAGTACGATGCATGCTACGACCTAGATATACCGTCTATCAAGTTGCTCTTGTCGCAATTTGGACCAGTAGAGAAGATCACATTTATCTCCTTTGAGAACTTCATTTGCAACAAGGTATCGAACATCGTGAAGCTGGCCTTGGAGGACAGAATTAAGGCCTTTGAAGTAGCGTTAGTCAACAACAAATCTTCGTTCCCAATAACGAAGAGGAAAATATCTGCGGTGCCAAATTTCACGTCCATTAACATTAAACTATTGATCAACCCAGCCGAGTGCGAGAAGCTTGTCACAAAGGGTCCCGAAAACAGAGACGAGTTGGCCGAAGAAGCCAAGgatttcaaaaacttttgGGGCAAGAAGGCATCGCTACGTAGATTCAAGGATGGTTCTATTGCGAACTGCTGTGTATGGTCGACTTCTGCAACGGAACCCGTTGTATCGTCTATTTTATCCTACGCACTAAGACTGCATCTAACCGAGGATTGCAAAGTAACCAACAATTCCACGTCGCATTTCCAACAGTTGCTTCCCTTGGCCAATTTGCCAGCATCCTCGAAAACGTCTGTGCTCAATCTATCAAGCTATTACAACTTAAAGAAGTCGTTTGACGACCTGTACAAGATCATGTTCGAGCTAAAGCTCCCATTATCGATAAAATCCCTATTACCTATTGGTTCTGCATTCAGGTACACATCCATGTGTCAACCTGTCCCATACGCATATTCTAGTCCTGATTTCTTACAAGACGTGGTCATTGAGTTTGAGACGTCGACGAAATGGCCAGACGAGATCACCTCGTTGGAGAAGGCCAAAACTGcatttttattgaagattCAAGAGTCCCTTGCCGAGACGCACAGCGAGTACAGGTGCTATTTCAGCCGTGACGAATCGATTCCTTACAACTTGGAGATTGTTACTTTGAACATTTTGACCCCAGAGGGGTACGGTTTCAAGTTCAGGGTGCTCACCGAGAGAGACGAGGTGATGTACTTGAGAGCGATCAGCAATGCCAGAAAGGAGTTGAGGCCCGAGTTGGAGAAGACGTTTTTGAAGTTCACTGCGAAGTACCAGGCTG
Coding sequences within it:
- the UTP22 gene encoding rRNA-processing protein UTP22, with product MASVKRVASGDNGEKSGLTKQQLVKALTEERGVESLEHGSESSGGESSEEEEEEEESGEEEEQEEEHKAKRQKLSSQDIQIARETAELFKSNIFKLQIDELLEQVKLKESHIIRVEKFLHKLYDLIQEVPEWKPHTLEEVEAYFSGKVVAVPFVDPKPQANSTQYKFNYLKPDVSLVGSFGLKTAIFQPQGSSVDVLLTMPESIFDKKDFLNFRCFHKRAVYLAYLTHHLSIILKKNQLEFLQLEYSNFNNDPLQTVLKVSCKEKTSSEYNFYKTKFSINVIVGFPYNMFDAKKLLPSKNCIRVGQDNETPTPFYNYAVLSSSSYEHYLKYLHKSKKQTEQFKQACVLGKLWLSQRGFSSNMSHSAALGGFGNFEFATLMAALLNGGGVNGNRILLHGFSSYQLFKGVIKYLATMDLCTEGHLQFYSDYNCSSSATVTTSKYVSEGFQTPTIFDKTTKVNILSKMSVSSYQVLKLYAQESLLMLNDVVKDQFDNMFLTNLNKLKTVKYDACYDLDIPSIKLLLSQFGPVEKITFISFENFICNKVSNIVKLALEDRIKAFEVALVNNKSSFPITKRKISAVPNFTSINIKLLINPAECEKLVTKGPENRDELAEEAKDFKNFWGKKASLRRFKDGSIANCCVWSTSATEPVVSSILSYALRLHLTEDCKVTNNSTSHFQQLLPLANLPASSKTSVLNLSSYYNLKKSFDDLYKIMFELKLPLSIKSLLPIGSAFRYTSMCQPVPYAYSSPDFLQDVVIEFETSTKWPDEITSLEKAKTAFLLKIQESLAETHSEYRCYFSRDESIPYNLEIVTLNILTPEGYGFKFRVLTERDEVMYLRAISNARKELRPELEKTFLKFTAKYQAAIRHTRTLETISHSYPFYSPVVRLFKKWLDSHLLYGHLPEELVELIAIKPFVDPQPFTIPGSVENGFLKVLLFLANWNWREDPLILDLVKPDEFADQETSIGASELDSSVLKRLSEKLTLAQYKTIQSNFQQLRKEDPQGLRTQFFVASKNDPSGIIYSSDILLPVATRLTALARVAINLIQSHGLNKQTIELLFTPALKDYDFVIKLKIPVGLKLSSGVMNPDEFKNLNEQLTSFPKDLDSMSSKMDPTYQLVKYLNMKYKNSIVFYSHRHIGVTGGKNGDENVITGLIKPQFKKPLKFKVNMDCNVKPSGSSDLVELNKDAIFHEIGSFCQELIVGFESG